One Callospermophilus lateralis isolate mCalLat2 unplaced genomic scaffold, mCalLat2.hap1 Scaffold_329, whole genome shotgun sequence DNA segment encodes these proteins:
- the LOC143640575 gene encoding LOW QUALITY PROTEIN: uncharacterized protein LOC143640575 (The sequence of the model RefSeq protein was modified relative to this genomic sequence to represent the inferred CDS: inserted 3 bases in 2 codons; substituted 8 bases at 8 genomic stop codons), which yields MVGVSSQRRVAASRERELPLAVADSSARSHGPRSSEGRLGGLAGGGNRIARPSGDPPAADSGTPPLEVFGSDQSPPRDFPVAATAITAAAAPPPPEEPGPAKGTCRWRTMNNSEAPVMLPLCPYGPTIDDGHGGKMQAYQYWPFSSSNLYNWKNNNPPFSEDPTRLTGLVESLMFSHQPTWDDCQQLLGTLFTTEEQERILLESRKNVLGPNGRPTQLPNIIEAVFPLNRPNWDPNTFEGREHLSAYCRALVVGFRAAARRPNNLVKVREIIQGPNESPSMFLERIMEACRRYTPFDPQAEDQKASVAMAFIGQAALDIKRKLQHLDGLQDMTLKDLVREAEKVYYKRETEEKKEQRREKEREHKEDERNIRQTKALAKVLVTATDRPEVRKQGDRKRYLGPRQRLPLASDQCAYCKEKGHWAKECPKKKQSRQPTMLTLEDDXESRGSDPLPELRVTFEVEGTPVNFEVDTGAVYSALKAPLGPLSNKRSLVQGANGSKYRAWTTKRTMDLGKGQVHHSFLVIPECPAPLMGRDLLTKLQAKITFNPDGPQVEFLNPSGKTPIVTALTLSVEDEHQLFTAPGTDQIGKLPQRWIKDYPDAWEETAGLGLAIKQPPIVVELKASASPISVKQYXSSKEARDGIRPHIQKYLALGVLRPCQSAWNTPLLPVRKPGTGDYHPVQDLREINNRVQDIHPTVPNPYNLLSTLNPERIXYTVLDLKDAFFCLPLHKESQLLFAFEWIDPETGTSGQLTWTRLPQGFKNSPTLFDEALHRDLNDFRTAHPEVTLLQYVDDLLLAANTKENYESETQALLSELAQLGYRASAIKAQICQQEVIFLGYSLRGGKRWLTESRKXTVVQIPPPSDKRQLREILGTAGFCRLWIPGFASLAAPLYPLIKGDAQFQWTPEHQQAFNNIKRVLLSAPALALPDVEIPFTLYIEEKKGIPRGVLTQTLGPXKRPVAYLSKKLDPVASGWPHCLRPIAAAALLIKDADKLMLGQKLTIIAPHALESIICQPPDRXLSNSRITHYQSLLLDKDRITLGPPLXLNPATLLPEESSGPIAHDCQHILAEETSVLXDLKDQPLPRPEVIWFTDGSSFLQDGKRRAGEAVVSKTNVIWSSGLPEETSAQKADLIALTKALELASGKRATIYTDSLYAFATAHVHGAIYHQRGLLTSAGKEIKNKDEMLHLLLPVKGPKELAIVHCQGHQKGNDPVAVGNRRADEEAKLEALKGVTLLAVSTPGEQRLGDLAVREHTGNLWPGDTDTELRDPTEPSLHFQKVQLYVKDVHQLTHLGSKKLQALLKYKRKDLLLTDSQRKEIAEXVTRACQVCQLVNAYPSKLPVGKRLRGTRPGQFWEVDFTEIKPARYGLKYLLVFVDIFSGWVEAFPTKKETAQMVVKKILEDIFPRFGLPKVMGSDNGLAFVAQVSQGLARALGINWKLHCAYRPQSSGQVERMNRTIKETLTKLSLETSIKDWTMLLPYAVFRARNTSSVSLCKLTPYEILYAAPPTIRDLTPTLRLNDSFHTPLLNRLKALEHTQRYLWKQLATAYQPGDKEIPHRYQVGDFVYMRRHQVSSLEPRXKGPYQVLLIKPTVVKVDGMAPWIHASHLKPAPCPDSGWKLEQTGNPLKLRVCRVGLFDWDLPDIEDPTQIPFDPKPGQHSPRGNHMHYGCHCPHHRCRLASLDYYVCPANFRSRKQAQTCGGPNDFYCKSWGCEQTGAAWWKPNSPDSMIQVLPRVVFHDAESFEGLVGGQISRFRQEPVYLTLAILLGIGAAAGVVSFLRAQIGQVKLMVIRQQYAPLADMENETLQ from the exons atGGTGGGCGTGAGCTCCCAGAGG cgtgtggctgccagcagagagcgtGAGCTTCCCCTGGCAGTGGCGGACAGTAGTGCCAGAAGCCACGGGCCACGTTCCTCAGAGGGACGCCTTGGGGGACTCGCGGGGGGTGGAAACAGAATAGCCCGCCCATCAG GTGACCCTCCTGCCGCTGACTCGGGCACCCCGCCGCTAGAGGTGTTTGGGTCAGATCAAAGCCCTCCCAGGGACTTCCCCGTGGCAGCAACAGCAATAacggcagcagcagcccctcccccaCCGGAGGAGCCTGGGCCAGCTAAAGGGACCTGCAGGTGGCGGACAATGAACAACTcagaagccccagtgatgcttcCTCTCTGTCCTTATGGGCCCACAATAGATGATGGGCAcggaggaaaaatgcaagcttaCCAATACTGGCCTTTTTCCTCCTCCAATTTATACaattggaaaaataacaatccccctttttctgaggaccccacccgaCTTACAGGATTAGTCGAGTCGCTGATGTTCTCACACCAGcccacttgggatgactgccaacagctTCTGGGGACTCTCTTTACAACAGAGGAACAGGAGAGAATCCTCTTAGAATCCCGAAAGAATGTTCTTGGACCAAATGGGAGACCAACCCAACTTCCTAACATCATCGAAGCTGTCTTCCCCttaaaccgacccaactgggaccctaacacctttgaaggtagggagcatctgtccgcttattgccgggctcttgtAGTGGgtttccgagcagccgctaggcgGCCAAATAATTTGGTCAAGGTAAGGGAGATTATTCAGGGACCCAATGAATctccctccatgtttctggagagaattatggaagcatgtaggagatatactccctttgatcctcaggcagaggaccaaaaggcatctgttgcaatggctttTATtgggcaggctgccctagatattaagagaaagttacaacattTAGACGgactacaagatatgaccttaaaagatttagtcagagaggctgagaaagtatattataagagagaaactgaggaaaagaaagaacagaggagagaaaaggaaagggaaCACAAGGAAGATGAGAGAAACATAAGGcaaactaaagcattggctaaggtcctggtcacagccACAGACAGGCCAGAAGTtagaaagcagggagacaggaagagatacctgggcccacgccaaaggctgcccctggcctcagaccaatgtgcctactgtaaagaaaaaggacactgggccaaagagtgtccCAAAAAGAAGCAGTCACGTCAGCCTACCATGCTGACCCTAGAAgatgactaggaaagtcggggctcggatcccctccccgagctcagggtaacttttgaggtggaggggaccccagtgaactttgaagtagatacaggagcagtatattcagccctcaaggccccactgggccctttaTCTAATAAAAGATCCCTGgtgcaaggggctaatggcagtaaatatcgggcttggacaacaaagaggactatggacctaggaaagggACAAGTTcaccactccttcctagtaatcccagaatgcccggccccattgatgggaagGGACCTACTCACCAAGCTCCAggctaaaataacttttaaccccgatggtccccaagtggagtttctaaacccCTCAGGAAAGACCCCCATAGTCACAGCTTTGActttgtcagtagaagatgaacatcaactcttcacggCCCCTGGGACCGATCAAATAGGTAAACTACCCCAaagatggataaaagattatcctgatGCCTGggaagaaactgctgggttaggtctagctataaaacaacctccaatagtagtagaattaaaagcttctgcctctccaatcagtgttaaacaata ttCTAGCAAAGAAGCTAGAGATGGGATAAGACCTCATATTCAGAAATacttggctcttggggtcctaaggccctgtcaatcggcctggaatacccccctgttacctgtaagaaagccaggaactggggactaccatcctgttcaagacctgagggagatcaacaacagagtgcaggacattcaccccacggtacctaatccataTAACttacttagcactctgaatccagagCGGATATAGtatactgtgctggacttaaaagatgctttcttctgCTTGCCCCTGCACAAGGAAAGtcagttgttgtttgcttttgaatggatagacccagaaacaggaacatcgggccaactaacctggactagactcccacaggggttcaaaaactcccctactctctttgatgaagctctccacagagacctcaatgacttcagaactgcacaccccgaagtcaccctactccaatatgtggatgatctgctgctggcagccaacactaaagagaactatgagtctgagacccaagcactattatctgagcttgctcagcttggatatagggcttctgctatAAAGGCCCAAATCTGTcaacaagaagtaatcttcctgggttattcacttaggggtggcaaacgatggcttacTGAGTCCAGAAAgtgaactgttgtgcagataccacccccatctgatAAGAGACAGCTCAGAGagattcttgggactgccggcttttgtagGTTATGGATTCCcgggtttgcgtctttagctgccCCTCTATACccactgataaagggggatgcccaattccaatggacccctgaacaCCAACAGGCTTTTAATAATATCAAAAGGGTGCTGCTATCTgccccggccttagcactcccagatgtagaaatacccttcactctctacatcgaggaaaagaaaggaataccacggggagtgctcactcagactcTGGGACCTTGAAAAAGGCCAGTAGCatacttatcaaaaaaattggacccagtggctagtgggtggccccattgcctaaggcctatagcagcggcagcccttttaATAaaggatgctgataaattaatgttgggacagaagctgactattatagccccccatgccctggagagcatcatctgtcagcctccagacaggtgactatcaaactccagaataacccATTACcaaagcctcttgcttgacaaggacagaataacgctgggacccccgc CActtaacccggctacactgctgccagaagaatcatcaggacctatcGCTCATGATtgccaacacatactggcagaggagacCAGTGTACTATGAGACttaaaggatcagccactgccccgCCCTGAGGtcatatggtttacggatgggagcagcttcctccaagatggtaagcggcgggctggagaagcagtggttagcaaaactaatgttatCTGGTCCTCTGGCCTTCCAGAAGAAACATCAGCACAAAAAGCAGATCTAATTGCCCTTACAAAAGCACTGGAGCTAGCATCAGGCAAAAGAGCTACTATATATACTGATAGCCTCTATGCATtcgccactgctcatgtgcacggggctatataCCATCAAAGGGGGCTACTAACCTCCGCCGGgaaggaaataaagaacaaagatgagatgctCCACCTTCTCTTGCCAGTAAAAGGCCCTAAAGAAttggctatagtgcactgtcaggGGCACCAGAAGGGGAAcgaccctgtggcagttggaaacaggcgggcagatgaggaagctaagctAGAAGCCCTAAAAGGAGTGACCCTGTTAGCTGTTTCCACACCAGGGGAACAACGACTGGGAGACTTAGCTGTGCGGGAACATACAGGCAACTTATGGCCTGGGGACACAGACACCGAACtccgggatcctacagagccaagtttacatttCCAAAAAGTCCAACtctatgtcaaagatgtacaccagctcacccatttaggctcaaagaagttacagGCACTCTTGAAATACAAAAGAAAGGACTTGTTGTTGACGGACTCGCAGAGAAAAGAAATAGCTGaataggtgactagagcttgtcaagtgtgccaattagttaatgcatacccatccaagcttccagtAGGAAAGCGCTTGAGAGGGACCAGACCTGGAcagttctgggaagtggactttactgaaatcaagccagcaaggtatggacttaagtacctcctagtctttgtagatattttttcaggatgggtcgaagccttccccacgaagaaagaaacagctcagatggtggtcaaaaagattctggaagacatctttccaagatttggactgcctaaggtaatggggtccgataatggactggcatttgtggcccaggtaagtcagggattggccagggccctggggattaattggaagttacattgtgcctatagaccccagagctcaggacaggtagaaagaatgaatagaaccatcaaagagaccttaacgaaattaagcttagagaccagcataaaagattggactatgctcctaccttatgcagtGTTCCGTGCAAGAAATACCTCCTCCGTCTCTTTGTGTaagctcaccccctatgaaattctctatgctgcccctcctacaatcagGGACCTGACCCCAACCctaagacttaatgattcctttcacacccctttgcttaacagacttaaagcccttgaacacacccagcgatacctgtggaaacagctggccactgcttatcagcctggagacaaggaAATCCCACATCGAtaccaagtgggagacttcgtctacatgagacgacatcaggtgtcatccctggaacctcgctagaaaggaccataccaggtgctgcttataaagcctacagtggtaaaagtagatGGGATGGCTCCCTGGattcatgcctcccatctcaagcctgcgccctgtccagactccggctggaaactggaacagactggtaaccctctcaagttgcgtgtttgtcgtgtgg GCCTTTTTGACTGGgacctccctgacatagaggaccccacacagatcccgttCGACCCCAAGCCAGGGCAACATTCCCCACGGGGTAACCATATGCATTATGGATGTCATTGCCCACATCATAGGTGtcgactagccagtcttgattattATGTGTGTCCAGCTaatttccgaagtcgcaaacaggctcaAACCTGTGGAGGGCCCAATGACTTTTATTGcaaatcttggggttgtgaacaaacaggagctgcatggtggaaaccAAATTCCCCAGACAGCATGATTCAG GTacttcccagggtggttttccatgatgcagaatcatttgaaggtttaGTAGGAGGACAAATATCCCGTTTCCGCCAGGAACCAGTGTACCTCACTCTGGCCATACTATTGGGGATAGGTGCTGCTGCAGGAGTTG